From the genome of Varibaculum prostatecancerukia, one region includes:
- a CDS encoding YhgE/Pip family protein: protein MEKKYRWNTLSNVIVILGILVIPLMYSGLFTWAYEDPMQRVNVLKAAVVNLDQPATATSANGEKTLNLGESLEKELYKDDAPGFDWTKASLPQAKSGLEDGTYKALLLIPNNLSSSYAKLADPQSQVPGKKAQLELRTDDAVNYLQGTMATSAALALQAALSHEGAAGYIDQLLLSTGPLKEGFLDAASGADQLAAGGEQLGTGADTLVVGLGDLADGSVKIRNGALKLRDGITAYTGGVSSLNSGLGQLNSNMPKLAAGAKQVDGGVDQIHQQVAAMQPEVSKLAKSGNDLVDLLAPLSQADIDTAKINQLLNELKQAADKCAQVPPAALPSFPHCQLLTELANKQGITLQQLSENITKGQGLLTIADKLSQADPQEMKAKLNAADQGVKELSRQTALTPQAQAGKQKPTLKDGTYALANGLDQAQRGVQKLSAGASTLDKNSGQLRTGANALSGGLDSLSRGAGKASEGGKQLSGGIGKLTEGASSLEEGLRDGAQQVPTVDRGQAEKVSKAASGVADVKSVRENPVHDNGAGFAPFFMALCLWIGGIAIFLIFPALDLRRRPEESFWRCGFRSMSIGALFGALQAITVVTGLQLFLKLDAQNFGALILIAVLASIGYVAVNQACVAALGYRGRALSVILLCLQITSTGATFPVETAPKFFQFLSPLFPMTHVARTIRAAIAGGELHLGKALIVLAIWTVISWIVSFIAAARRKGQRPMPYDPALTFKKVPLVSSPLGGDSNNSVEDFDQRTRQAKENLRN from the coding sequence ATGGAGAAGAAATACCGTTGGAACACTCTTTCCAACGTGATAGTAATTCTCGGTATCCTGGTGATTCCGTTAATGTATTCCGGCCTGTTTACCTGGGCGTATGAAGATCCGATGCAACGGGTTAACGTCCTAAAAGCAGCGGTGGTGAACCTAGATCAGCCAGCTACCGCCACCAGTGCAAATGGCGAAAAAACCCTTAATCTGGGGGAAAGTCTGGAAAAAGAACTCTATAAGGATGATGCCCCCGGCTTCGACTGGACTAAAGCTTCCCTCCCCCAGGCTAAATCAGGTCTAGAAGACGGAACCTATAAAGCCCTATTGCTGATTCCCAATAATCTATCCAGCTCTTACGCGAAACTCGCCGACCCCCAGTCACAGGTTCCAGGCAAGAAAGCTCAGCTAGAACTGCGCACCGATGACGCGGTGAACTATCTGCAGGGAACGATGGCAACTTCCGCTGCTTTAGCACTGCAGGCCGCTTTATCTCATGAGGGCGCTGCCGGATATATTGATCAACTTTTACTGTCGACCGGTCCGCTAAAAGAGGGATTTCTAGATGCGGCCTCGGGAGCTGACCAACTGGCCGCAGGGGGAGAACAGTTAGGTACTGGGGCCGACACGCTAGTGGTGGGATTGGGAGATCTCGCTGATGGCAGTGTTAAAATCCGCAATGGCGCCCTGAAGCTGCGGGATGGAATCACCGCCTATACCGGTGGGGTTTCCAGCCTCAATTCCGGTCTGGGGCAGCTAAATAGCAATATGCCGAAACTAGCTGCTGGTGCCAAGCAAGTAGATGGCGGTGTCGACCAGATTCACCAGCAGGTAGCTGCCATGCAACCCGAAGTTAGTAAACTAGCTAAAAGCGGAAATGACTTGGTGGATCTTTTAGCCCCACTTTCGCAAGCCGACATCGATACCGCCAAAATCAACCAATTGTTGAACGAACTTAAACAAGCAGCGGACAAATGCGCCCAGGTGCCCCCGGCGGCACTTCCGTCATTCCCCCACTGCCAGTTGCTTACTGAACTAGCGAACAAACAGGGCATCACCCTGCAGCAGCTGTCCGAAAATATCACCAAGGGTCAAGGCCTGCTGACGATCGCGGACAAACTTTCCCAGGCTGATCCACAAGAAATGAAGGCGAAGCTGAACGCAGCAGATCAAGGAGTTAAGGAACTTAGTCGGCAAACCGCCCTTACCCCACAGGCTCAAGCCGGAAAGCAAAAACCGACTCTAAAAGATGGCACTTATGCCTTGGCGAACGGATTAGACCAGGCACAACGGGGGGTTCAGAAACTTTCTGCCGGAGCCTCTACCCTAGATAAGAATTCCGGACAGTTACGCACGGGGGCTAATGCTCTCAGCGGCGGCCTCGATTCTCTTTCCCGGGGTGCGGGTAAAGCCTCCGAGGGCGGAAAACAACTTTCTGGCGGAATCGGTAAGCTGACCGAAGGGGCCTCTAGCTTGGAAGAAGGGCTGCGCGATGGCGCCCAGCAGGTTCCCACCGTTGACCGGGGACAGGCAGAAAAAGTCTCTAAAGCCGCGAGCGGGGTGGCAGACGTAAAATCGGTACGAGAAAACCCAGTGCATGATAACGGTGCCGGATTCGCGCCCTTCTTTATGGCTCTGTGTTTATGGATCGGCGGGATCGCCATCTTCCTGATTTTCCCCGCCCTAGATTTGCGGCGCCGCCCGGAAGAAAGTTTCTGGCGCTGTGGTTTCCGTTCCATGTCTATCGGGGCGCTCTTTGGCGCACTGCAAGCAATCACAGTAGTGACCGGCCTGCAGCTATTCCTGAAGCTAGATGCCCAAAACTTCGGAGCCTTAATCTTGATAGCAGTATTAGCTTCTATCGGATACGTGGCGGTAAACCAGGCTTGCGTGGCTGCTCTCGGATACCGCGGGCGCGCCCTTTCAGTAATCTTGCTGTGCTTGCAAATCACTTCCACTGGGGCTACTTTCCCGGTAGAAACTGCCCCTAAGTTCTTCCAGTTCCTCAGCCCGCTCTTCCCCATGACCCATGTGGCGCGCACTATTCGCGCGGCCATTGCCGGCGGGGAACTGCACTTAGGCAAAGCGCTAATAGTTTTGGCAATCTGGACAGTGATTTCCTGGATAGTCAGCTTCATCGCAGCGGCACGCCGTAAAGGTCAGCGCCCCATGCCCTACGATCCGGCACTGACTTTCAAGAAAGTCCCGCTGGTGTCTTCCCCCTTAGGTGGGGATTCCAACAACAGCGTAGAAGATTTCGACCAGCGCACCCGCCAAGCCAAAGAAAACCTGCGTAACTGA
- a CDS encoding dihydrofolate reductase — MKIGMIWAQAAHRVIGDGQGMLWHVPADFKHFKATTMGSPIIMGRRSFEALGKQPLPGRLNIVLTSQEGYPAEGVQVASSFSGALQLAEDSGAAKCWITGGARLYQEGMKVADELVVTYLDLDVGDQPDYAHAPQIRPQLWQVDTARSDSEFRPISGDCRWQLVYYKKKDSTGN; from the coding sequence ATGAAGATTGGCATGATCTGGGCGCAGGCAGCGCACCGAGTTATCGGCGATGGCCAGGGCATGCTGTGGCATGTTCCCGCTGATTTTAAGCATTTCAAAGCCACTACTATGGGTAGCCCGATTATTATGGGGCGCCGCTCCTTTGAAGCCTTAGGGAAACAGCCTTTACCCGGCCGGTTAAATATCGTTTTAACTTCTCAGGAGGGCTACCCGGCCGAGGGCGTACAGGTAGCTTCCTCGTTTTCAGGGGCTCTGCAGCTAGCCGAGGATTCCGGGGCAGCAAAATGTTGGATTACTGGCGGGGCGCGCCTGTATCAAGAAGGAATGAAGGTAGCTGATGAACTGGTGGTTACCTATCTGGATTTAGATGTGGGTGACCAGCCCGACTACGCCCACGCTCCCCAGATTCGTCCGCAGCTTTGGCAGGTGGATACGGCACGCTCCGATAGTGAGTTTCGCCCTATCTCCGGGGATTGTCGCTGGCAGCTTGTTTACTATAAGAAAAAAGATTCTACCGGCAATTAA
- a CDS encoding thymidylate synthase: protein MTDRQYEDLLAKILETGSEKQDRTGTGTRSLFGAQLRYNLAESFPLITTKRVFMRGVAEELFWFLSGTSNVGPLQEKKVHIWDDWADAEGELGPVYGVQWRSWPSPKGNIDQIENLLDTIKNDPSSRRMLVSAWNVSELDKMALAPCHLLFQAYVADGRLSLQVYQRSCDMFLGVPFNIASYSLLTHMLAQQSGLEVGDLIWTGGDCHIYNNHVEQVREQLSREPYPFPTLHLNHADNLYAYKWEDIEIENYRHHPTIKAPIAV from the coding sequence GTGACGGACAGGCAATACGAGGATTTACTGGCCAAAATTTTAGAAACTGGCAGCGAGAAGCAAGATCGTACCGGAACCGGTACCCGCTCACTGTTCGGAGCCCAGCTGCGCTACAACCTGGCAGAATCTTTCCCCTTAATTACCACTAAGCGAGTATTTATGCGGGGAGTTGCCGAGGAACTGTTCTGGTTCTTATCCGGCACCTCTAACGTAGGGCCGCTACAGGAAAAGAAAGTACATATTTGGGATGATTGGGCGGATGCCGAGGGCGAGCTGGGACCGGTCTACGGGGTCCAGTGGCGTTCTTGGCCCAGCCCAAAGGGCAATATCGACCAGATCGAAAACCTGCTTGACACCATTAAGAATGATCCCTCCTCGCGCCGGATGCTGGTATCGGCCTGGAACGTATCGGAACTAGATAAAATGGCGCTTGCCCCCTGTCACCTGCTATTTCAAGCCTATGTGGCAGACGGTCGTCTCTCATTACAGGTTTATCAACGCTCCTGCGATATGTTCCTGGGGGTTCCTTTCAACATCGCTTCCTATTCTTTGCTCACCCATATGCTGGCTCAGCAAAGCGGGCTGGAAGTCGGGGATTTGATTTGGACCGGCGGGGATTGCCATATTTACAACAACCATGTGGAGCAGGTGCGCGAGCAGCTATCCCGCGAGCCCTACCCCTTCCCTACTTTGCATCTTAACCACGCTGATAATCTTTACGCCTATAAGTGGGAAGATATCGAGATCGAAAACTATCGCCACCACCCGACTATTAAAGCGCCGATAGCAGTTTAG